In Fusarium oxysporum f. sp. lycopersici 4287 supercont2.34 genomic scaffold, whole genome shotgun sequence, the following proteins share a genomic window:
- a CDS encoding CMGC/CDK/CDC2 protein kinase (At least one base has a quality score < 10): MDNYQKLEKIGQGACGAIFMARDLANEGRIVALKKIHLEAECEGVPSTSIREISLLKELQHPNILRLLNIVHAEYHNLYLVFEFLDIDLKRYMETLPASDGGRGKVLPEGSLAYLMQLGMDDMVVRKFMKGNLKLADFGLARAFGVPLRPYTHDVVTLWYRAPELLLDGKQYSTGVDMWSVGCIFAEMCVRKPLFPGDSEIDEIFKIFRTLGTPTEDVWPGVTSYRDFKSSFPKWQRNYDQALCDNLNKASLELLDMTLIYNPARRISAKQACNHPYFEGFLA, from the exons ATGGATAATTACCAGAAGTTAGAGAAGATTGGCCAAG GTGCTTGCGGTGCTATTTTCATGGCTCGTGACCTTGCAAATGAGGGACGAATTGTCGCATTGAAAAAAATACATCTTGAAGCCGAGTGCGAGGGCGTACCGAGCACTTCCATCCGGGAGATTTCTCTCCTCAAGGAACTGCAGCACCCTAACATCTTGCGTCTTCTGAACATCGTTCACGCTGAATACCACAATCTTTACCTCGTTTTCGAATTCCTTGATATCGACCTGAAAAGGTACATGGAGACCTTACCGGCCAGTGACGGTGGACGAGGCAAGGTGCTTCCGGAGGGATCATTGGCATACCTCATGCAACTAGGCATGGATGACATGGTGGTTAGAAAATTCAT GAAGGGAAATCTCAAGTTAGCCGATTTTGGGCTGGCACGAGCGTTTGGTGTGCCTCTGCGCCCATACACTCATGATGTCGTGACGCTCTGGTACCGAGCACCTGAACTTCTACTGGACGGAAAACAATACTCGACGGGTGTTGATATGTGGTCTGTCGGCTGTATCTTTGCAGAGATGTGCGTTCGAAAGCCGCTGTTTCCTGGTGACTctgagattgatgagatctTTAAAATCTTCCG CACATTGGGCACTCCTACGGAAGACGTTTGGCCTGGAGTTACCTCGTACCGCGATTTCAAGTCCTCGTTTCCTAAGTGGCAACGTAACTACGATCAGGCCCTCTGCGATAACCTCAACAAAGCAAGCCTCGAACTTCTCGATATGACGCTGATCTACAATCCGGCTAGACGCATTTCGGCTAAACAGGCCTGCAACCACCCTTACTTTGAAGGCTTTCTTGCGTAG